The sequence CGCTATCGCGAAATGCCGTTGTCGCCGTCGCAGGCGGCCCTGTTTATCTCGCAGTCCGGCGAGACCGCCGACACACTGGCGTCACTGCGCTATTGCCGTGATAACGGCCTGAAAATCGGTGCTGTCGTCAATGTGAGGGAATCGACCATCGCGCGCGAGTCCGACGCGGTGTTTCCGATCCTGGCCGGCCCGGAAATCGGTGTCGCTTCGACGAAGGCTTTCACCTGCCAGCTTGCCGTTCTTGCCTCGCTGGCGATTGGAGCCGGCGTCGCTCGGGGTACCATTAGCGCCGAAGATGAACAGGAAATGGTGCGCCATCTCGTCGAGATGCCGCGTATCATGGCGAATGTTCTGAATATCATCCAGCCGCAGATGGAAAGCCTGTCGCGCGAGATCTCGAAGTTCAAGGATGTGCTCTATCTCGGCCGTGGCACCAGCTTCCCGCTCGCCATGGAAGGTGCGCTGAAGCTCAAGGAGATTTCCTACATCCACGCAGAGGGCTATGCGGCCGGCGAATTGAAGCATGGGCCGATTGCGCTGATCGACGAGAACATGCCCGTTATCGTCATCGCTCCGCATGACCGCTTCTTCGATAAGACCGTTTCCAACATGCAGGAAGTTGCGGCTCGTGGCGGTCGAATCATCTTCATCACGGATGAAATTGGCGCTGCCGCATCGACATTGCCGACCATGGCGACGATCACCTTGCCCGTCGTCGACGAGATCATAGCCCCGATCATCTTTTCGCTGCCGATTCAATTGCTTGCCTATCATACGGCCGTGTTCATGGGCACGGATGTCGATCAGCCGCGCAATCTCGCCAAATCGGTCACCGTGGAATAGGATTCCTTCCGCCGCGCATTTGCCGTCACGTCCTCGTGAGCCGATCGCTTGTTCGGCTCACAGATGTGGCTAGCGGGTTGTATGCCGCGCCAATTTCTGGCACGATTCGCCCACGGAGATGGGGGGAGGGTTTGCCGGGAAGCGGTAGCGACGGGACGGAGTTTTCGAGCGGCGAATGACTGAAAAACTCATCAAAATGTCCGTGACGACGCGGATCAGAAACAATTTCCTGGCCGGCCTGATTATCTGTGCCCCGATCGCCATTACACTATGGCTGACCTGGTCCGTCGTCCATTGGGCCGATAGCTGGGTTCGCCCCTACATTCCCGCGCGCTACGATCCCGAGAGCTATCTGAACTTCGCTGTACCTGGTACCGGCCTGGTAATTGCGATGATCTTTATCACGATCGTCGGATTTCTGGCCAAGAACCTGATCGGTCAGAGCATCGTCCGCTTCGGCGAGTCGATCGTCAATCGCGTGCCGCTGGTGCGCACGATCTACAAGAGCGTCAAGCAGATCTTCGAAACGGTGCTGAAAGAGCAGGGCACCTCGTTCAAGAAGGTTGGGCTGATCGAATATCCAAGCCCGGGCCTCTGGTCCATGGTCTTCATATCGACGGATGCCAAAGGCGAGATCGCTTCGAAATTCAATGCCATGGGTCAGGACATGGTGGCAGTCTTCCTGCCGCCGACGCCGGTGCCGACGGCCGGCTTCCTTGTCTTCGTTCCGCGCGAAAAGATCACGGTGCTCGATATGAGCCCGGAGGATGGCGCCAAGCTGCTGATCTCGGGCGGCCTTGTGTCGCCGGAATACAAGGAACTGGTCGCAGCCAAGAAACTGCAGCAGCCGATTCCGATGAATTCTTTGACCTAAATTGCTCATCTTCCAATGGTTGGATCAATAGATTCGCGTTCTGCGCGAACTGTCATGCCTTTATCATATTGACACCTTAGATCGTCAGTCGGGGCAGACAATCGCATGTATCTCAACATCGAATGTTCGGGGCATGGGCACCGAGCTGCGGATCTTCAACGCGGTCCGCAAACAGGCGGGAGATGGATGTCGTTGCCTCCACAAAAGTTTTTATCAGGAGGATATTGTCTTGAGATATATGCGTTCGAAGAGCTTGCCGCTGCTGTCGGCGGCGCTTGCGACATTTGTTTTCACGGCTCCAATGCCGGCGCTGGCGGATAATTCCGTGACGATTGAAGGCGTGACGCTCGTCAACAAGGGCCGCGTCGCCGTCGGCCGCATCCCGGCCAATCTGCGCGACAAGTTCGGCGAGACCTTCGGTTCCGGTTCGGGCATGTCGATCGATACCAAGAGCTGGGTTCGCAATGCCGATGGCACCTACAACGGCTCGCTGTGGCTGCTGCCGGACCGCGGCTATAACGTAGCCGGCACCACCGATTACCGCGGGCGTCTCAACACCATCGATATCAAGCTGACGCCGATTGCCCCCGGTGCAGCGCCTCCAGCCGGTAAGGAACAGGCGGGCGTCGAAGCCAAGCTCGCGGATACGCTGCTGTTGAAGGACAACAAGGGCAACGAAACCACTGGCCTTGACCCAGCCACCGGCGTTCGCCAGGCGGAAGGCGGCATGCCGCTTCTGCCGCAGGCACCGAACGGCAAGATCGCGCTCGATAACGAAGCCATTGCCCGGCTGCCCGATGGTTCTATGTTCATCAGCGATGAATACGGTCCCTATATCTACCGCTTCTCGGCGGATGGGCTGATGATCTCGGCCACGGCACCACCGGCCGCGTTTCTGCCGATGCGCCACGGCGCCGTGAATTTTTCCTCGAACAATCCCGGCCCTGGCGAAACCGCGCCAGATCCGAAGGATCCGACCAGCGGGCGCCAAAATAATCAGGGTTTCGAGGGCATGTCCCTGACTCCGGACGGTAAGTTCCTGATCGTCGTGCTCCAGTCCGCGACTCGCCAGGATGGTGGCGATTCCAGCTCCACGCGCCAGAATACCCGCGCGCTTGTCTTTGATGCCGCCGATCCTGCAAATCTGAAGCTGGTGCACGAATATGTCGTGCCTCTGCCG comes from Rhizobium tropici CIAT 899 and encodes:
- a CDS encoding DUF502 domain-containing protein, whose product is MTEKLIKMSVTTRIRNNFLAGLIICAPIAITLWLTWSVVHWADSWVRPYIPARYDPESYLNFAVPGTGLVIAMIFITIVGFLAKNLIGQSIVRFGESIVNRVPLVRTIYKSVKQIFETVLKEQGTSFKKVGLIEYPSPGLWSMVFISTDAKGEIASKFNAMGQDMVAVFLPPTPVPTAGFLVFVPREKITVLDMSPEDGAKLLISGGLVSPEYKELVAAKKLQQPIPMNSLT
- a CDS encoding esterase-like activity of phytase family protein, with amino-acid sequence MRSKSLPLLSAALATFVFTAPMPALADNSVTIEGVTLVNKGRVAVGRIPANLRDKFGETFGSGSGMSIDTKSWVRNADGTYNGSLWLLPDRGYNVAGTTDYRGRLNTIDIKLTPIAPGAAPPAGKEQAGVEAKLADTLLLKDNKGNETTGLDPATGVRQAEGGMPLLPQAPNGKIALDNEAIARLPDGSMFISDEYGPYIYRFSADGLMISATAPPAAFLPMRHGAVNFSSNNPGPGETAPDPKDPTSGRQNNQGFEGMSLTPDGKFLIVVLQSATRQDGGDSSSTRQNTRALVFDAADPANLKLVHEYVVPLPVFTNDKGKTAVAAQSEIVALSPTSFLMLARDSNNGYGQKGDKSLYRSVVAVDVSAATDIAGGKFDSDTAVAPKGVLDPSVKPAVLSQFIDINDGADLARFGLHNGAPNDRNNLSEKWEAMSIVSIQDPKLPDDYFLFVANDNDFITQDGFQVGAAYKDDSGADVDTMFQVFQVTIPGLSAK